GAACGCGGCATTGGCCACTGCGTCGGCCGTTGTCGGTCCGGAGGGCAGCACGCGGTTTTCGATACGCAGATGCGGGCGCCCTCCGGCCACCCCATAACAGGCCCGGTTCCAGCGATAGACCGTGCTATTGAAGAGCCGAAGCGCCTGCAGGTGAGGAACGTCGCCCTGTTCCAACACCTGCAGGGCATCTTCAAATGGGGAGGCCGGTGCCAGCAGCATTCGAAAACGTGCCAGATCTTCCTGATAGATTTCCAGCACCGACTCCCGCACCCAATCTGTGCCAAAGTGCACGCGTGGACTCATCTCTCGCAGATACAGGTTACCTCCCCGCGTATCAATCGCCTGGCGAAAGACAGCAATGCGCGTTTCGTGCCAGAGCCGTTTCCCGAAAAGCACCGGCGCATTAGCGCCCGCGGCCAGCACCGGCGCCACCGCTACCTGAGCCGCGTTGTAAAACTGGGCAAAGGCATCCGGGTCAACCTGCAAGTGCACCTGAAAGCTGGCATTACATCCCTCGACCATAATCGAATCCAGCTGCACGAACAGCTCATCAATACCTGTGATTTGCAACTGAACAGGCCCCCCACGCATGCGAAGGATCGCTTCATTGAGCTGCCGATACCGCGGCAACGGCATCATATTGTCCAGCGTCAGATCAGACAGATGAACAGTAGGCAGAATACCGCAGAGTACGTACCCGATCTGGTATTGTTGGGCCAGCTGTTGCACATAGTCCAGATGCCTGCGCAACTGATTCTCCAACCGACAAAATGCATTGTGCTGTAGCAACAAGGGATCAAGATTAAGCTCCAGGTTAAAACGGGTCAATTCAGCAACCAGATGCGCATCCGTATGCTGCTGCAGTATCTGGGCAGCTAAAGGCGCGGGATTCCCTCCGGGCTCTACCAGAAAAAGCTCTTGCTCGGCACCAATGCGATGGATGCCCGACTCAATCCAGCCGGCCTCCAGCATCCAGGCCAGCGCTTCAAGATCGTTCAACAATGCGGTGATCATTGAAATGTAACCGGTCCGTTAAGAATTTGTCGCGCCAATTTTTTGCTTGCCTCTGTTGAAGGTAGCAGATAACATAA
This portion of the Rhodothermus sp. genome encodes:
- a CDS encoding glutamate-cysteine ligase family protein, yielding MITALLNDLEALAWMLEAGWIESGIHRIGAEQELFLVEPGGNPAPLAAQILQQHTDAHLVAELTRFNLELNLDPLLLQHNAFCRLENQLRRHLDYVQQLAQQYQIGYVLCGILPTVHLSDLTLDNMMPLPRYRQLNEAILRMRGGPVQLQITGIDELFVQLDSIMVEGCNASFQVHLQVDPDAFAQFYNAAQVAVAPVLAAGANAPVLFGKRLWHETRIAVFRQAIDTRGGNLYLREMSPRVHFGTDWVRESVLEIYQEDLARFRMLLAPASPFEDALQVLEQGDVPHLQALRLFNSTVYRWNRACYGVAGGRPHLRIENRVLPSGPTTADAVANAAFWVGLVLELAHREPELTRRIDFDEVRGNFIAAARLGLGSQLTWLDGTRWPAPRLILEELLPLARAGLQRLAIDPADITHYLGIIQERVASGQNGAEWQLRSLAALKGRGSRAERLEALVLTMQAYQQENRPVHCWALAQLETVREREAQVSRRVEHVMTTDLVTVQEDEPLLFVAALMEWKQLRFVPVEDARHRPVGLVSRERVQQALQQEGQAQEPVSTIMNPHPITLTPETSLEEARRLLQAQAGPDRALLVVHSDQLVGLVVEADLTEE